One Desulfovibrio fairfieldensis genomic window carries:
- a CDS encoding cobyric acid synthase, with translation MRPSFCAPDAAPAPVSAKAAVPALMLQGTCSNAGKSLLAAAVCRLLARRGLRVAPFKAQNMALNSFVTEQGEEMGRAQALQAVACGLPADARMNPVLLKPTSHVGSQVIVLGRPVGQMRVGAYLRYKPEAWKAVRRAYRELSSGMDVMVLEGAGSPAEINLRAHDIVNMRMARHAEARVLLVADIDRGGAFASLVGTMSLLGRADRARVAGYVLNKFRGDASLLDPALEAVSRRTRRPFLGVVPMLEDLRLPEEDSVSFKLGITPGLDAADGDRPAAPDCLDIALVDLPHISNFTDLDALRAEADVRLRIVRHADELGAPDAVILPGSKNSIADMRFLRRTGLAEALCGYAERCRSRGALVGICGGLQMLGQSIADPLGLEEGGLEPGLNLLPLSTELGGAKLLRRTVGRALTALAGEELAVRGYEIHHGRSVPAEERRDAACAPRMPLTPVMTDEAGRTLGWGLPGADGTVRVWGTYLHGVFDADAFRHAFLNRLRRERGLAPRTGVAYSLGPELDRLADAVEANLDMAAIYAMLGL, from the coding sequence ATGCGACCCTCTTTTTGCGCGCCGGATGCGGCTCCGGCACCCGTCTCGGCCAAAGCCGCCGTGCCGGCCCTGATGCTCCAGGGCACCTGCTCCAACGCGGGCAAAAGCCTGCTCGCCGCCGCCGTCTGCCGCCTGCTGGCCCGCCGTGGGCTGAGAGTGGCGCCCTTCAAGGCCCAGAACATGGCCCTCAATTCCTTTGTGACCGAACAGGGCGAGGAAATGGGCCGGGCCCAGGCCCTGCAGGCCGTGGCCTGCGGCCTGCCCGCCGACGCGCGCATGAATCCGGTGCTGCTCAAACCCACTTCCCATGTGGGTTCCCAGGTCATTGTGCTGGGCCGTCCCGTGGGCCAGATGCGGGTGGGCGCGTATCTGCGTTACAAGCCCGAGGCCTGGAAGGCCGTGCGCCGCGCCTACCGCGAGCTGTCCTCGGGCATGGACGTCATGGTTCTGGAGGGCGCGGGCAGCCCGGCGGAAATCAATCTCAGGGCTCACGACATCGTGAACATGCGCATGGCCCGCCATGCCGAGGCGCGTGTGCTGCTGGTGGCGGACATCGACCGGGGCGGGGCCTTTGCCTCCCTGGTGGGCACCATGAGCCTGCTGGGCCGGGCCGACCGGGCGCGCGTGGCCGGGTATGTGCTGAACAAGTTCCGGGGCGACGCCTCCCTGCTGGACCCGGCCCTGGAGGCGGTGAGCCGCCGGACGCGCCGTCCTTTTCTGGGCGTGGTGCCCATGCTCGAGGATCTGCGCCTGCCGGAGGAGGATTCCGTCAGCTTCAAGCTGGGGATCACGCCGGGCCTGGACGCGGCGGACGGGGACAGGCCCGCTGCGCCGGACTGCCTGGATATCGCCCTGGTGGACCTGCCCCATATCAGCAACTTCACCGACCTGGACGCCCTGCGGGCCGAGGCGGACGTGCGCCTGCGCATTGTGCGGCACGCCGACGAGCTGGGCGCGCCGGATGCCGTGATTCTGCCGGGCAGCAAGAACAGCATTGCGGACATGCGTTTTCTGCGCCGGACGGGCTTGGCAGAGGCCCTGTGCGGCTATGCGGAGCGTTGCCGGAGCCGGGGGGCGCTGGTCGGCATTTGCGGCGGCCTGCAGATGCTGGGGCAAAGCATTGCCGACCCGCTGGGCCTGGAGGAGGGCGGCCTGGAGCCGGGCCTGAACCTGTTGCCGCTGAGCACGGAACTGGGCGGCGCGAAACTGTTGCGCCGGACCGTCGGCCGGGCTCTGACCGCGCTGGCCGGAGAGGAGCTGGCGGTGCGGGGCTATGAAATCCACCACGGGCGCAGCGTCCCGGCGGAAGAGCGGCGCGATGCGGCCTGCGCGCCGCGAATGCCGCTGACGCCGGTCATGACGGACGAGGCAGGGCGGACGCTGGGCTGGGGCCTGCCCGGCGCCGACGGCACGGTGCGGGTTTGGGGCACCTACCTGCACGGGGTTTTCGATGCGGACGCCTTCCGCCATGCCTTTCTGAACCGGCTGCGCCGGGAGCGGGGCCTTGCGCCGCGCACCGGGGTCGCCTACAGCCTGGGGCCGGAGCTGGACCGCCTGGCCGACGCGGTGGAGGCGAATCTGGATATGGCGGCCATTTACGCCATGCTGGGGCTGTAG
- a CDS encoding DMT family transporter, with the protein MAASAPRPFSRLVPHLALLTAMCVWSTSYVALRIALSGLTPLQAMAGRMLVASLVFAPLWPRLFRDLRRHGHLGALLLMGFCEPCCYFLFETHALRLTTASQAGMVVSLLPLIVAGVAWVALGERISGRVWLGFALAVGGVVWLSLAAAPADNAADPMLGNALEALAMLCAAFYTVIARRLSPLYNPMQITAAQSGLGMLFFCLLLLFLPETSRPISLGLELPAWAPWASVLYLGGCVTFGGYGLYNFGVNRLCAGQAAAYTNLIPVFTLLFGVSLLHEVFLPSQYLASVLVIAGVLLSQWRGNTHAKEPCKK; encoded by the coding sequence ATGGCAGCTTCCGCCCCACGCCCCTTTTCCCGCCTTGTCCCCCACCTGGCCCTGCTCACGGCCATGTGCGTCTGGAGCACTTCCTACGTGGCGTTGCGCATCGCGCTTTCCGGCCTCACGCCCCTGCAGGCCATGGCCGGGCGCATGCTGGTGGCAAGCCTGGTCTTCGCGCCCCTCTGGCCCCGCCTGTTCCGGGATCTGCGCCGCCACGGCCACCTGGGGGCCCTGCTGCTGATGGGCTTCTGCGAACCCTGCTGCTATTTTCTGTTCGAAACCCACGCCCTGCGGCTGACCACAGCCTCCCAGGCGGGCATGGTGGTCTCTCTTCTGCCTCTGATCGTGGCCGGCGTGGCCTGGGTCGCCCTGGGCGAACGGATAAGCGGACGGGTCTGGCTGGGCTTCGCTCTGGCCGTGGGCGGCGTGGTCTGGCTTTCCCTGGCCGCCGCGCCCGCGGACAACGCGGCCGACCCCATGCTGGGCAATGCCCTGGAAGCTCTGGCCATGCTCTGCGCCGCCTTTTACACAGTCATCGCCCGGCGGCTTTCCCCGCTCTACAATCCCATGCAGATCACCGCCGCGCAATCCGGCCTGGGCATGCTTTTCTTCTGCCTGCTGCTGCTTTTTCTGCCGGAAACGAGCCGCCCCATTTCCCTGGGCCTGGAACTGCCCGCCTGGGCTCCCTGGGCCAGCGTGCTCTATCTCGGCGGCTGCGTGACCTTCGGCGGCTACGGGCTGTACAATTTCGGGGTCAACCGGCTCTGCGCCGGGCAGGCCGCGGCCTATACCAACCTGATCCCGGTCTTTACCCTGCTGTTCGGCGTGAGCCTGCTGCACGAGGTCTTTCTGCCCTCGCAGTACCTGGCCTCGGTCCTGGTCATCGCCGGGGTGCTGCTCAGCCAATGGCGAGGAAATACGCACGCGAAAGAACCCTGCAAAAAATAG
- a CDS encoding UbiX family flavin prenyltransferase has translation MRDILVGVSGASGMPLALCVLRALAAMPGVRTHCVVSEGAHAVLRAECGAGPELLTACADYVYEPDNLAAGPASGSWWHGAEPAAMLVVPCSMSTLGALASGATRNLLQRAGDVALKEGLRLVLVTRESPLSSVHLRNMLTLREAGAVIMPFSPGFYLRPQSLEDLLLQTSGRIFDQLGLAHSLGRWADA, from the coding sequence ATGCGCGACATTCTGGTGGGGGTCAGCGGGGCCAGCGGCATGCCTCTGGCTTTGTGCGTGTTGCGCGCTCTGGCCGCCATGCCCGGCGTGCGGACCCATTGCGTTGTCTCAGAAGGCGCGCATGCGGTTCTGCGGGCCGAGTGCGGGGCAGGGCCGGAACTGCTGACCGCCTGTGCCGACTATGTTTATGAGCCGGACAATCTGGCCGCCGGTCCGGCCAGCGGTTCCTGGTGGCACGGCGCGGAACCCGCCGCCATGCTCGTCGTGCCCTGTTCCATGAGCACGCTGGGCGCGCTGGCCTCCGGCGCCACCCGCAATCTGCTTCAGCGCGCGGGCGACGTGGCCCTCAAGGAAGGCCTGCGCCTGGTGTTGGTGACGCGTGAAAGTCCGCTTTCCAGCGTGCATCTGCGCAATATGCTGACCCTACGCGAGGCCGGGGCCGTGATCATGCCCTTTTCCCCTGGTTTTTACCTGCGTCCGCAAAGCCTGGAGGATCTGCTTCTTCAGACCAGCGGGCGGATTTTCGATCAACTGGGCCTGGCGCACTCTCTGGGGCGCTGGGCTGACGCATAA
- a CDS encoding AsmA family protein codes for MKRVLLWILGIVIVLGVAGAILLGRIDTQFVVNQIADATAKATGKPLVFASAPSLSLLPPGVKFGQAGWGEIKDGQGLAVSVKSGMVELELAPLLSGNLVVREVRLDNPVLEVREGKAVSGQDAPAAAPAASPVSGAQAGAVAPSDELPVELMRLVVRQGEVRYVDARGVHLEIKDLNLSVENLRRREEAGMQCDFSFDLKEDQKAVLAGNLALDAKLRYYAPHLTFRQISLTFTPLGGLLPKEAGPAQLVCEGALNLQTQSLRLATARLSTPQARLTLGGEATLTPQAFKGTVSLEGSPRKLAALAGQTLKPSDNDVLSFKSVLEYADDTLHLRQIVMQLDDIPVRGDLSLALGTPLAISGGIQTGMINLDKYLPLPQNGTSTAPARKAAEGKAQGGASSGSSAQSTQSVQNRPGVNLRAALAGVRQGKLSVTDIAFILKGEKNRYTVTSLSCALGSGGSIKGSAVADLPSKAYSLKATAAGVNVGGLLEALGKGRPVDGVAALDVDLSMRGADAKAMLAGLNGRGVLEVRNMHLEAMSALPQNVPGLTGKKGAVPDRFDLVRVPFTARNGEVTAQPITVSSAGLNASGRALASLPREYLDATADIKTLGMTIPVVAKGPFSNISYGVDPKFALDMARKLPGALLDGGKAAGGATRNGAEGAGGVMKKGLEGAGGLMRGLFGK; via the coding sequence ATGAAACGTGTTCTACTCTGGATTCTGGGCATCGTGATCGTGCTGGGCGTGGCCGGGGCCATCCTGCTCGGCCGCATCGACACGCAATTCGTGGTCAATCAGATCGCTGACGCCACGGCCAAGGCCACCGGCAAACCTCTGGTCTTCGCCAGCGCGCCGAGCCTGTCCCTGCTGCCGCCCGGCGTGAAATTCGGGCAGGCCGGTTGGGGCGAGATCAAGGACGGCCAGGGCCTTGCCGTGTCCGTCAAAAGCGGCATGGTGGAGCTGGAACTGGCCCCGCTGCTCTCCGGCAACCTGGTGGTGCGCGAGGTGCGCCTGGACAATCCCGTGCTGGAAGTGCGCGAGGGCAAGGCCGTGTCCGGACAAGATGCGCCGGCGGCCGCTCCCGCCGCTTCCCCCGTTTCCGGCGCCCAGGCCGGAGCCGTCGCGCCTTCCGATGAGCTGCCCGTGGAACTGATGCGCCTCGTGGTGCGCCAGGGCGAAGTGCGCTATGTGGACGCCCGGGGCGTTCATCTGGAGATCAAGGACCTCAATCTTTCCGTGGAAAATCTGCGCCGCCGCGAAGAAGCCGGCATGCAGTGCGATTTTTCCTTTGATCTCAAAGAGGACCAAAAGGCCGTCCTGGCCGGCAATCTGGCTCTGGACGCCAAGCTGCGCTATTACGCGCCGCATCTGACCTTCCGCCAGATTTCCCTGACCTTCACGCCCCTGGGCGGCCTGTTGCCCAAGGAGGCCGGGCCCGCGCAACTGGTCTGCGAAGGGGCGCTCAATCTCCAGACCCAAAGCCTGCGCCTGGCCACGGCCCGGCTGAGCACGCCCCAGGCCCGCCTGACCCTCGGCGGCGAGGCCACCCTGACGCCCCAGGCCTTCAAGGGCACCGTGAGCCTGGAAGGTTCGCCGCGCAAGCTGGCCGCCCTGGCCGGGCAGACGCTCAAGCCCTCGGACAACGACGTGCTGAGCTTCAAAAGCGTTCTGGAATACGCGGACGACACCCTGCATCTGCGCCAGATCGTCATGCAGCTGGACGACATTCCGGTGCGCGGGGACCTGAGCTTGGCCCTGGGCACACCCTTGGCCATATCCGGCGGCATCCAGACCGGTATGATCAATCTGGACAAGTACCTGCCCCTGCCCCAAAACGGCACATCCACCGCGCCGGCCCGCAAAGCGGCTGAAGGCAAGGCCCAGGGCGGAGCGTCGTCCGGGAGTTCCGCGCAGTCCACCCAGTCCGTGCAAAACCGGCCCGGCGTGAATCTGCGCGCGGCTCTGGCCGGAGTGCGCCAGGGCAAACTGAGCGTCACGGACATCGCCTTTATTCTCAAGGGTGAAAAAAACCGCTACACCGTCACCTCCTTGAGCTGCGCCCTGGGCAGCGGCGGCAGCATCAAGGGGTCGGCCGTTGCTGATCTGCCGAGCAAGGCATACAGTCTCAAGGCTACGGCAGCGGGCGTCAATGTGGGCGGCCTGCTGGAAGCTCTGGGCAAGGGCCGTCCGGTGGACGGCGTCGCAGCGCTGGACGTGGACCTGAGCATGCGCGGCGCGGACGCCAAGGCCATGCTGGCCGGGCTCAACGGCCGGGGCGTGCTGGAAGTGCGCAACATGCATCTCGAGGCCATGTCCGCCCTGCCTCAGAACGTGCCGGGCCTGACCGGCAAAAAAGGCGCGGTGCCCGACCGCTTTGATCTGGTGCGCGTGCCTTTCACGGCCCGCAACGGCGAAGTGACGGCCCAGCCCATCACGGTCAGCTCCGCCGGGCTCAACGCCTCGGGCCGGGCCCTGGCCAGCCTGCCGCGCGAATACCTGGACGCCACGGCGGACATCAAAACCCTGGGAATGACCATTCCCGTGGTGGCCAAGGGGCCCTTCAGCAATATTTCCTACGGCGTCGACCCCAAATTCGCCCTGGATATGGCGAGAAAACTGCCTGGCGCGTTGCTGGACGGCGGCAAGGCGGCGGGAGGCGCGACCCGGAACGGCGCGGAGGGTGCGGGCGGCGTGATGAAAAAAGGCCTTGAGGGCGCGGGCGGGCTGATGCGCGGGCTTTTCGGCAAATAG
- a CDS encoding TIGR04076 family protein → MEESRIKAVVVRSGCPLYAVGDAVYFDGPLLDKGKSGNLCMMALNAIFPFVYAARKGVLKETPVQCPDCEEHVEFMLQAEPRD, encoded by the coding sequence ATGGAAGAAAGCAGAATCAAAGCCGTGGTCGTCCGTTCGGGCTGCCCTCTCTACGCCGTGGGCGATGCCGTCTATTTTGACGGCCCGCTGCTGGATAAGGGCAAAAGCGGCAATTTGTGCATGATGGCGCTGAACGCCATCTTCCCCTTTGTCTATGCCGCGCGCAAAGGCGTTCTCAAGGAGACGCCCGTGCAGTGCCCGGACTGTGAGGAGCATGTGGAATTCATGCTCCAGGCGGAACCGCGCGACTGA
- the motA gene encoding flagellar motor stator protein MotA: protein MYLLIGLAIVAASVFTGYTLAHGEWGVLFQPAEFIIILGCGLGAFFGSQTKYTFSLIVKSLKHLFADPGSSKSRYLETLALLYALFSKMHREGVISIESDVEKPEASPIFSKYPNVSKDTRIVNFIGDTLRVYLTTGDPADIDSLMDVDIATMREEGILPAHAVSHMAESMPGMGIVACVLGVVLAMGKINEPPEVLGHYIGAALVGTFFGILCCYGLFGPMGAKLENFVSEEHFYYHSIKEAVAAAIRGSTPLIAVEYGRRTIPYPFRPTFAEMEEKLKNG, encoded by the coding sequence ATGTACTTATTAATAGGTCTTGCCATCGTTGCGGCCTCGGTGTTTACCGGCTACACCCTGGCCCACGGCGAATGGGGCGTACTTTTCCAGCCTGCGGAATTCATCATTATTCTGGGGTGTGGCCTGGGCGCGTTCTTTGGTTCCCAGACCAAGTACACTTTCAGCCTGATCGTCAAAAGCCTGAAGCATCTGTTCGCGGACCCCGGCTCCAGCAAATCGCGCTATCTGGAAACCCTGGCCCTGCTTTACGCGCTGTTTTCCAAGATGCACCGCGAAGGCGTCATCAGTATTGAAAGCGACGTGGAAAAGCCGGAAGCCAGTCCCATTTTCAGCAAATACCCCAACGTGTCCAAGGACACCAGGATCGTCAACTTCATCGGCGACACCCTGCGCGTCTACCTGACCACCGGCGACCCGGCGGACATCGACAGCCTCATGGACGTGGACATCGCCACCATGCGCGAGGAAGGCATTCTGCCCGCCCATGCCGTGAGCCACATGGCCGAATCCATGCCGGGCATGGGCATCGTGGCCTGCGTGCTGGGCGTGGTGCTGGCCATGGGCAAGATCAACGAGCCCCCGGAAGTGCTGGGCCACTACATCGGCGCGGCCCTGGTGGGCACGTTTTTCGGCATTCTCTGTTGTTACGGCCTGTTCGGCCCCATGGGCGCCAAGCTGGAAAACTTTGTCTCCGAGGAACATTTTTATTATCATTCCATCAAGGAGGCCGTGGCCGCCGCCATTCGCGGGTCCACCCCCCTGATCGCCGTGGAATACGGCCGCCGGACCATTCCCTATCCGTTCCGGCCCACGTTCGCGGAAATGGAAGAAAAGCTCAAAAACGGCTAG
- a CDS encoding adenylyl-sulfate kinase — MMPVIWLLGLSGSGKTTLGSLLRLYLETRGHEVEFIDGDCFRRRFGFSGFRPEDRLRNIDAMREHVLQRHAQGKICIVAAITPYECMRQKNRDEIPLYREVWVRCSLNTLVERDTKGFYARAARGEMDLLTGVSDAFDEPLRADRVVDTDRFSLAESYVALRDLAEEALAESRNWRRISEDLPLESVSGGPARTGYFL; from the coding sequence ATGATGCCTGTTATCTGGTTGCTGGGGCTCTCCGGCAGCGGCAAAACCACCCTGGGGTCACTGTTGCGCCTGTATCTGGAAACGCGGGGCCATGAGGTCGAATTCATTGACGGCGATTGCTTCCGCCGCCGCTTCGGCTTCAGCGGTTTTCGTCCCGAGGACCGCCTGCGCAATATCGACGCCATGCGTGAACACGTGCTGCAGAGGCATGCCCAGGGCAAGATCTGCATTGTGGCGGCCATCACGCCGTATGAATGCATGCGCCAGAAAAACCGCGACGAGATTCCTCTTTACCGCGAAGTCTGGGTGCGCTGCTCGCTGAACACTCTGGTGGAACGGGATACCAAGGGCTTTTATGCACGGGCCGCGCGCGGCGAGATGGATTTGCTGACCGGCGTTTCCGACGCTTTTGACGAGCCGTTGCGGGCCGATCGCGTCGTTGATACGGACCGTTTCAGCCTGGCGGAGAGTTATGTGGCTTTGCGTGACCTGGCCGAAGAGGCCCTGGCGGAAAGCCGGAACTGGCGGCGGATCAGCGAAGATCTGCCTCTGGAAAGCGTGTCTGGCGGCCCTGCGCGGACAGGATATTTTTTGTAG
- a CDS encoding DHA2 family efflux MFS transporter permease subunit, which produces MRISPGGMAGLPLIAAAAFFMQALDATILNTALPAIAESLGESPLAMQMTVVGYTLTVALLIPASGWFADRFGTRNVFLFAVALFVLGSLSCALSGSLPMLVLSRVIQGIGGAMMMPVARLAVLRAFPREKLVAVLNFISIPGLVGPVVGPLLGGALVTYAGWHWIFLINIPVGLAGMLYAWRIMPQFTGPHGPFDFTGFAFFGLGLALFSGGLELFGGRAESKCLAPFLLLAGVALLTLYARHARRNQAPLIRLGVFRIHTFRVGIAGNVVSRLGTGCMPYLMPLMLQVGLGHPALTAGMMMAPMALGSLTAKTFAVRVLRRFGYRNTLVGVTACIGLMIAQFSLQTPSLPLWMLILPMILLGMAMSTQFTAMNSITLGDLAQEHVSTGNSLLAVTQQLSISFGVASSTAVLRLFNALAPGSLLDHFHETFLTVGGVTLLASLVFLFLRDGDGDALLPGRGERRASSGKRRSSR; this is translated from the coding sequence ATGAGAATTTCCCCCGGCGGCATGGCCGGTTTGCCCCTGATCGCGGCCGCGGCCTTTTTCATGCAGGCTCTGGATGCCACTATCCTGAACACCGCCTTGCCGGCCATTGCCGAAAGCCTCGGCGAGTCGCCCCTGGCCATGCAGATGACCGTGGTCGGCTACACCCTGACCGTGGCCCTGTTGATCCCCGCGAGCGGCTGGTTCGCGGACCGCTTCGGCACCCGCAACGTCTTTCTGTTCGCGGTGGCCCTCTTCGTGTTGGGGTCCCTTTCCTGCGCCCTGTCCGGCAGCCTGCCCATGCTGGTGCTTTCGCGCGTGATCCAGGGCATCGGCGGGGCCATGATGATGCCCGTGGCCCGGCTGGCCGTGTTGCGGGCCTTTCCGCGCGAGAAACTGGTGGCCGTGCTCAACTTCATCAGCATTCCGGGACTGGTGGGGCCGGTGGTCGGACCGCTGCTGGGCGGCGCTCTGGTGACCTATGCCGGGTGGCACTGGATTTTTCTGATCAACATCCCGGTGGGCCTGGCGGGCATGCTTTATGCCTGGCGGATTATGCCCCAGTTCACAGGGCCGCACGGGCCGTTTGATTTCACGGGGTTCGCTTTTTTCGGTCTCGGGCTGGCTCTGTTTTCCGGCGGCCTGGAGCTTTTCGGTGGCCGTGCGGAGTCAAAATGCCTGGCTCCCTTTCTGCTGCTCGCCGGTGTGGCGCTTCTGACGCTGTACGCCCGGCACGCCCGGCGCAACCAGGCTCCCCTGATCCGCCTGGGCGTTTTTCGCATCCACACCTTCCGCGTGGGCATCGCGGGCAATGTGGTTTCCAGGCTGGGCACGGGCTGCATGCCCTATCTCATGCCGCTCATGCTCCAGGTGGGGCTGGGCCACCCGGCTCTGACCGCCGGTATGATGATGGCCCCCATGGCCCTGGGCTCCCTCACGGCCAAAACATTTGCCGTGCGCGTGCTGCGCCGCTTCGGCTACCGCAACACCCTGGTGGGGGTCACCGCCTGCATCGGCCTGATGATCGCCCAGTTCTCACTCCAGACCCCCTCGCTGCCCCTCTGGATGCTGATCCTGCCCATGATCCTGCTGGGCATGGCCATGTCCACGCAGTTCACGGCCATGAACAGCATCACCCTGGGGGATCTCGCCCAGGAACATGTCAGTACCGGCAACAGCCTGCTCGCCGTCACCCAGCAGCTTTCGATCAGCTTCGGCGTGGCCAGCAGCACGGCGGTGCTGCGCTTGTTCAACGCCCTTGCGCCGGGGTCGCTGCTGGACCATTTTCATGAAACCTTTCTCACGGTCGGCGGCGTCACCCTGCTGGCCTCCCTGGTTTTTCTGTTCCTGCGCGACGGCGACGGCGACGCGCTGCTTCCCGGCCGGGGGGAGCGCCGCGCATCCTCCGGGAAGCGGCGTTCTTCGCGGTAA
- a CDS encoding metal-dependent hydrolase, whose translation MSEITWYGHSAFKISAPQAHVVIDPFFTPASGVNAESLGPVDMVLITHDHGDHVGDSVNICRKTGAMLGAIVGTADKLMEAGVPQAQILNGIGFNMGGTMECKGIRATMTQAFHSSDSGAPAGYIIEMPDGLVVYHAGDTCIFSGMELWGQLYHIDVALLPIGGVFTMDARQAAMACKLLGCKSVIPMHWGTFPVLAQSAADFQARLAEVCPACDCIAMRPGQSLSFV comes from the coding sequence ATGAGCGAGATTACCTGGTACGGCCATTCGGCCTTCAAGATCAGCGCCCCGCAGGCGCATGTGGTTATTGATCCCTTTTTTACGCCCGCTTCCGGAGTGAACGCGGAAAGTCTGGGCCCTGTGGACATGGTGCTGATTACCCACGACCACGGAGACCATGTGGGCGATTCCGTGAACATCTGCCGCAAAACCGGGGCCATGCTCGGGGCCATCGTGGGCACGGCGGACAAGCTGATGGAGGCGGGCGTGCCCCAGGCCCAGATCCTCAACGGCATCGGCTTCAACATGGGCGGCACCATGGAATGCAAGGGCATCAGGGCCACCATGACCCAGGCCTTCCATTCCAGCGATTCCGGAGCCCCCGCGGGCTACATTATTGAGATGCCCGACGGCCTTGTCGTCTACCACGCGGGCGACACCTGCATTTTCAGCGGCATGGAACTCTGGGGACAACTCTACCATATTGATGTGGCCCTGCTGCCCATCGGCGGCGTGTTCACCATGGACGCCCGCCAGGCGGCCATGGCCTGTAAACTGCTGGGTTGCAAGTCCGTCATTCCCATGCACTGGGGGACCTTCCCGGTGCTGGCCCAGAGCGCCGCGGACTTCCAGGCCCGGCTGGCCGAGGTCTGCCCCGCCTGCGACTGCATTGCCATGCGCCCCGGACAGAGCCTCTCGTTTGTGTAG
- a CDS encoding OmpA/MotB family protein gives MSSAWKVAYADFVTAMMAFFLLLWVLNMVPPETRAGLAAYFSGERNFDSSSTSPVSNNPFIQNTDKIDTRDLKINEVEKSHYAIAQKIKQMLMADAVPQSSSGISADDVGVQLRVNSDVMFKAGSVDFLPEGEKVLGSVLQILKEYNLYLVVRGHADSTEARPPYASAWELSGARAAAVLHYLADHGVKPTRLRGVAYGDTRPLKPGIDEESRAVNRRVEFFFHRPEVMSYSVVY, from the coding sequence ATGAGCAGCGCCTGGAAAGTCGCGTACGCCGACTTTGTGACGGCCATGATGGCCTTCTTTCTTCTGCTCTGGGTGCTCAACATGGTGCCCCCGGAGACCAGGGCCGGCCTTGCCGCCTATTTCAGCGGCGAGCGCAACTTTGATTCCAGCTCCACCTCGCCGGTGTCCAACAACCCCTTTATCCAGAACACCGATAAAATCGACACCAGGGATCTCAAGATCAATGAAGTGGAAAAATCCCACTACGCCATTGCCCAGAAAATCAAACAGATGCTCATGGCCGATGCCGTGCCGCAGAGTTCCTCGGGCATCAGCGCCGACGACGTGGGCGTGCAGCTGCGTGTCAATTCCGACGTGATGTTCAAGGCCGGTTCCGTGGATTTTCTGCCTGAAGGCGAAAAAGTGCTGGGCAGCGTCTTGCAGATTCTGAAGGAATACAATCTCTATCTGGTGGTGCGCGGCCATGCCGACAGTACCGAGGCCAGGCCGCCCTATGCCTCGGCCTGGGAGCTCTCCGGCGCCCGAGCCGCGGCGGTGCTGCACTATCTGGCCGACCACGGCGTCAAGCCCACCCGCCTGCGCGGCGTGGCCTACGGCGACACGCGCCCGCTCAAGCCCGGCATCGACGAGGAAAGCCGGGCCGTCAACCGACGGGTGGAGTTTTTTTTCCACCGGCCCGAGGTGATGTCCTACAGCGTCGTGTATTAA